From Lampris incognitus isolate fLamInc1 chromosome 13, fLamInc1.hap2, whole genome shotgun sequence, one genomic window encodes:
- the LOC130123256 gene encoding tripartite motif-containing protein 16-like yields the protein MSHPSTLDLDRYSSMGRSRRSTSRSQSRLQSKTGDVLCDFCTTRKQKAVKSCLLCLASYCETHLQSHYEYPALMKHKLVKSTGQMREKVCAQHDKLLEAFCRTDQTSVCVLCMMDEHKHHDTVPAGTERTEKQKQLGSTLQKSQRRIDERVKKWQDLRQAVEAVKHSAQMVLDENERIFTELLRSIERKYNEVKEMVRSHEKTTVTRAEILLDRLEEEITLLRKKHMDLEKLSHTDDHIHFLQSWQSLSGPSGYEDLNNVSVAPYYSFDATKRAIAALKLQVEEVSKTEISKISATVKEVYITQELTTKTTEDSVMREEPQTRDDFMKYSCQLTFDLNSVHPNLHISEGNKRAKMLSEPKDYPDHPDRFNHWQQVLCREGLNGRRCYWEVDWRGTEIDVAVTYRGIRRKGNGNECSLGWNDKSWSLYCSESKYSFVHNNKSIDIAVPSATRIGVYLDHKAGTLAFYSVSESMQLLHQVQTSFRETLYPAFSVWGFGSSVRL from the exons GGGGAGATCGCGTCGCTCGACCAGTCGCAGCCAATCCAGGCTGCAGTCCAAAACTGGGGATGTTCTGTGTGACTTCTGCACAACACGGAAGCAGAAAGCTGTGAAGTCTTGCCTGTTGTGCCTGGCCTCCTACTGTGAGACCCACCTTCAGTCTCACTATGAGTACCCTGCTTTGATGAAGCACAAACTGGTCAAATCCACAGGCCAGATGAGAGAGAAGGTCTGCGCGCAGCATGACAAGCTGCTGGAGGCGTTCTGTCGCACCGATCAGACCTCagtgtgtgttctctgcatgatGGATGAGCATAAGCACCACGACACCGTCCCTGCTGGAACAGAGCGGACCGAGAAACAA AAACAGCTTGGTTCAACTCTGCAAAAATCTCAACGAAGGATTGATGAGAGGGTGAAAAAGTGGCAGGACCTCCGACAAGCTGTGGAAGCAGTCAAA CACTCAGCCCAGATGGTCCTGGATGAGAATGAACGGATCTTCACTGAGCTGCTGCGTTCCATAGAGAGGAAGTACAATGAAGTGAAGGAGATGGTTCGTTCCCATGAGAAGACGACAGTGACACGGGCAGAGATATTGCTGGATCGGTTGGAGGAAGAGATCACCCTCCTGAGGAAGAAACACATGGACCTGGAGAAGCTCTCACACACTGACGATCATATACACTTCCTACAG AGCTGGCAGTCTCTATCAGGCCCTTCAGGATATGAGGATCTCAACAATGTCAGTGTCGCACCCTACTATTCCTTTGATGCTACCAAGAGAGCCATAGCAGCACTGAAATTGCAGGTGGAGGAAGTCAGCAAGACAGAAATCAGCAAGATTTCTGCCACAG TGAAAGAAGTCTACATCACACAAGAATTAACGACAAAGACAACAGAAGATTCAGTGATGAGGGAGGAACCGCAGACCAGAGATGATTTCATGAAAT ACTCCTGCcagttgacctttgacctcaatAGCGTCCATCCAAATCTTCACATCTCAGAGGGGAACAAAAGAGCCAAGATGCTGAGTGAACCCAAGGATTACCCGGACCACCCAGACAGATTCAACCACTGGCAGCAG GTGCTGTGCAGGGAGGGCCTGAATGGACGTCGCTGCTACTGGGAGGTGGACTGGAGGGGAACAGAAATAGATGTGGCTGTTACCTACAGGGGGATCCGCCGCAAAGGGaatggaaatgaatgtagtctgGGCTGGAACGACAAGTCCTGGAGCCTGTACTGCTCTGAGTCTAAATACTCATTCGTGCACAACAACAAGAGTATTGACATAGCAGTGCCAAGTGCCACTCGTATAGGGGTTTACCTGGATCACAAGGCAGGAACCCTGGcattttacagtgtttctgaaagCATGCAGCTTCTGCACCAAGTCCAGACTTCCTTCAGAGAGACCCTCTACCCAGCATTCAGTGTGTGGGGCTTTGGTTCCAGTGTAAGACTATAG